AGGATTCTTCCTGTACCCTTTGCTAGTGCCTGTACCCCCAGTGCCTCGGGGCAGGTCCTCTACACCAAGCGAGTGCCCAATAAAcaacttttaaataaacaaacGGAAGAAAccgagcgctggtggctcacacctgtaatcctagctactcaggaggcagagatcaggaggatcgtggttcaaagccagactgggcaaatagttccgaaagaccctatctcaaaaaaagaaaaaaaaatcaaaaaagagctggtggagtggctcaaggctctgagttcaaactccagcgccacaaaaaaaaaaaaaaaaaaaaaacacaagaggaAGGAAACACACTCTACCCCTCAAAATGCCATcatcttaaagaaaaacaaatgccttCCCAGTGCTGTCAATGGGGTCAGCCCCTGAGACAGAAGAGGTGGAATGTTTGGGCTTGGGGGCGGGGCGAGGCCAGCAGTGCTCACCAGAAGTCTGTCCTCCCCTGTCAGCCATTCATTGACAGCCAGCATGTCATCCACAAGTACTTCCTGCCCCGGGCCTACGCTGTCGCCATCCCTCTGGCTGTGGGTCTCCTCCTGCTCCTGTTTGTGGGTAAGTCTCCCATTCTCTCAAGGTCCCTTGCTTCTCCTGTTTAGGATGTCCCCTGACCCTGATGTGTCTGGAGGGCTGCACCCTCACCCCTGAGCAGTCTTCCACACTTTGGCATTTGTACATCTGATCAGGGCTCCTGGCTTCCAACTATCCTTTAAAGGGAACCAGTCAACTCCTTTGCTTTCCGCAGTACCTCAGGCATATCTCCCTTTTTCCTGCCCCCAGCCACATCATCACTCTGCACACACCTCCTAGTCTCCTGTCACTCAGGCTCATAGTTTCTGTACCTCTTTCTGAGGCTGTCTAGGGATGGGGACTGCATCTTCATCATTGCTGTCCTCCGCACCAGCACAGGCTGTGACCCTGAGTTGGTGCTCGGGAGAGTAGTTTGGATGAATCAGCCGTTAGTTGGCTGGATGGTGGGGAAGCTGAGTGGATGGGTGGTGAGTAGGTGGACCTCCTTCAGATTCCCATGGAATCTCAAGCACTCAATACAGCATCTTGCCTGAGGGAGGCACTCACTTGGTGATTGTTGGACAAATGTGAATGGATTATGGCTTGCTGGCTGGGGAAGGAGATGAGCAGGAAGCCTGGAGGGTAATTTGGCAGGTGCACAAGCTTGCGTGTGGTTCACTCCCCCATGCCTGGCCATGCCTTGGCCTTCCAGAAGTCCTTAGCATGGATTGTATGTGATCTTTCTGTGTGCCAGGATTGTTCATTACCTACGTGATGCTAAAGAACCAGAAGGTGACCAAGAAGGCTCAGTGAAGGCCCAGCAGGGATGAGGCTGCTGGCCTCTTCTCCACATCCCTCCAGGCCAGGACCGAGAGTTGCAGCCTGTAGTCCAGGCACGGTGGCTCCTCCAGTTTGGCTGTCCCTCAGTGCTCTCAGGAGATGGCACTGCTCAAGAGTCACTTCTGACACACCAAAGCCCCCTCCTCCTGCTCACTCTTCTAGAAGTCAGCaagtgggtgggggggtggggtggggaggagacctGGAAACTGCCCTCTCACCTCTCATCTCTCACCCCCTTCCGTCTCAGGTCCTGCCCACCTCACTGTCAGACTCTCTGTCACTTTTTCCTCTTGAGTTCTGCCcacttgcctcagtttctctcccGTCACATGCTGATGTTGGATTTAGCAGGTTCTAAAGCTGCACATGACCTTCCCCTTCTCCCCGTAAGTCCTGCCCCTCCATAAAGGCAGCTTTCTGAGTCTGACATGGCTCAGACTTGATGAGGACTTCTGGACATTGTTGGAAAGCCCTGGGGAAGGACTGACAGACCCCAGGACCACAGGAACACATTAGAACAGCCACATCAGCCCCCGTGTCCCCCTGTCAGGcctaggcctgtttggaagaactTAACAATAAATGTTGTCTGTGTGtttgtctcattctttttttttgttttgtttttgtctctgtcATTCTTGACACTAGAACGGGGCTGGAGGTGGCAGGGCTGGCCCTACATTGGGCTCAGGTCAGAGGCCCTGCTTGTGCAGTGAGGGTGCTTCTTGTGCCTCCTCTGCTGTCCCTGTGCTGCACACTGGATAAGTGGGAACTGAGACAGATGTGGTTCTAGCTGGGTAGAGCTCACAGCTGGGAAGCCAGCAGATGCCTTAGCATGTCTTCCCTGTGCTAGCTTGTCCAGGATGGACAAGTATTTTAGGGATCCTCAGGTCACCCCATAAATGTCCAAGCCCATTGTCCAATTCTAGCACCCAGCAGCCCAACTTAGCATGACTCTGAGCAGTGAGGGCTGTCACTGAGTCAAGAGTGGACCCTTTCTGTGCTTGTGTTGTGCACTGAGCCTGCATAGGCTCCAGCCTGGCCAGTGATCCCACCAGGCCCTCTCTGGGCAGCAGCTCCCATTCTCCCAGTGCCTAGAGACAACCTCCATCACCCCAACCTTGGATGCTCACTCATCCTCCAGTCAGTAAAGATGTCTCTGTCATCTCAGAGAAGAGTCCAACTGCAGACACACTGCTCCAGCCTCTCTGTCCTCCCGGCCGGGTACAACAGTCCATGGAGCATTGGGTCCTATCTGTACTGCTGTGCAGGTTCCTCCCTCCATGGCCCTTTTCACAATTTCCTCACCTTGGGCTGCACTGAACCTCTATCCCCATTGCTCTAGGAAGGCTGCACCCACTAAGACCACCAGGGATATCTGTTCTTTAAATCCAAAGGATGGTTCCCTGACCCTCTGCCCCATCTGGCTTGTGACACTTGGTGTCTGTGATGACTGGTCTCCTACTTGATGGTCTCTCTGTCATTTGTGCTCCTCTGTTGTGCCATAAGATGCTGAACCCCTGACAGCTGGATCTCGGGCCTTTTTTCCCTGTACCTTTCCCTGGTGACATGCTTTTCTAGGCTTGTCTCCAGCCCAGCTCTCTCTTTGAAGCCCTAATGGTATGCCCATTGGATGTCATAGAGGCATCTCAAATTCATCCTGTTGTGAGCTGAATTCTCCAAATCTGGCTTCCTTCATGCCCTGCCCCTCTCAACAGATGTCTTGTGTCCCTAACTTTGGCTTTCTTATCTCACTCCATCCTATATCTACACCCTAAATTCTGTCaattctccctcttttctcacTTCCCCCAGCTTTCTGATGCAAAGCTGCCATCCTCTGCTCTAAATCAGGGAGAGCTTCTTCACTGCCCTTCCTCTGCCACTCTGGCCTCCTCTGTTCTCATTATGCTCAACAACCGATGGTCTTTCAAGATCACTTAGAAAAAACATTAAGCAGATCATCTTTCTCACAGTCACCTTCCCttacagtacttctatggttgTCCCTCCCCACCAAGGCCCACTGAGCCCTGCATGCTCAGCGACTCTCTACTCACTGCAGCCATTCTGGCTCTTCACTTCCTGGGATTTGCTGAGGCACCCCCTACTCATGTTGGCCCAATTTGTGCTGGCCACTGAGCCAGGAAGTGGGGCCCACGTGGTTCCAGCCCCAGGGCATTCCCATTCTAGGGGGATGATATAATCAATAAATGAACAAGGCAATCTGACACTGTTAAGGGTCACTGTTAAGGGTGATGGAGAGAATAAAGGTGATGTGATCAAGAGTGTGGAGAGGCATGTGTAGATGGTGTCCTATAAGGTGACAAGAAGGAACAAGACAAGTGAAAGGGGGGGGAAAAGGAAGGCAAGCAGAGGGCACAGCAGATGCAAAAGCCTGCAAGTGAGACTCTGGTGGCTATCATCTAACAGCAGGGGCCCCGGAGGCTGGCTAGGGACTTAGGGGAGGAAAAGTGGTTGGAGATGGACCTGGAGTGGGGCAGGCAGCCTGGGACCCTGGAAAGAAGTTTAAATGTTGTCTCATTGCTGTGGGAAGCCACTGGAAGCTTAAAGCATGAGAGTGACATCATCCGatttatgcttttaaaagatCAGGCTAGCAGCTGGGTCCCTCCTGCTCACTCACTGCTAAATCTCCCGGGCCTATCACTGCTCCTGGCCCAAAGTGGGTGTTCCAAATATATATTGAATGAATGGATCCCCTGACTTCCTGAGTGACCTGGAGGAAGTCACTTTCTCTGATCTTAGTTTCTTCACATGAAAGACAATCACTGGGAATTTCACGCCTGAATGGGTTGGGTGGGAGGATTTAGGTTACCCGCGTCTCACTCTAGGGGAAAATTGAAAGGGAGGTCATCTCTCCTGGGGACCCTAGCCAACGCCCGGCTGCCCCTCCCGGCCTGGACCGCGGTCGGAAGGATGCTGCAGCCGCGGGGGCGGGACCCGCAGGCGATCGCCGGCGCCCCCCAAGCGGATTGGGCACAGCCATGACTGAAGCCGCACGATTGGTCGGTCACGAAGCGGGGGCGGAGCCTGGTTCCTGCACCGGGGCGGTGGGGACGCAGCCAAAGCCCGGGAAGCTGCTGCAGGGGGCGATGGCCGGGCCAAGCCCCGGTCCCCACGAGGTATGTGCGGGCCTGAGAGGAACAGGAGAGGGGAGGGTTAGTGGGCAGGGGTCGGGCCTACTCTCTGTTAGCTGTGCGGACACGCCCCCATGCCAGCTGGGGAGGGGCCCTTGGCGAGGACCAGGACACGCCCCACATGGGGTGCCGGTATGAAAAGGGGGAGTGATCTTTCGGGTATCCCCCAAGgtcttcctcagtttcctcatggaaaaaaatggagataataaaagCTCCTTCATAGGGCTGTCAGGAGCTCAAGCTCTGCCAGTTTGGGGCACATGGTGGGTGCCCACTAGTAATGGGTGAACTGGTTTGATCTCAGAACCCTGCTGACCCTCCATGCTGGCCTGGAGGAACTCAGCACCGACGAGTGGAATAGATTTCACTGAAGTGCCATCGGGACTTCCTGTGCACTGATCTCAAACTCAACAATAACATTTAATATCTGCCACAAGAGAGTTACTATAGTTCTAAGACTATAGGGCAGCAGAGCAGGCGGGCGAGCATGTGTgttgtctgtgtgtgcacatgtacacaGCCTGACCACATGCATCCTTCGGTAAATTGGGAACAATTTACCTAAGGTCACCTGCCGTGAGAGCTGGTCAGTCCCAGCTGGATTTGATTGCCCAACACATGCTCTACCTACAATCTGTGCTAGGTGCTTGGTGGCCCTCAACACCTGGTGAGATGGGTTCCAAATTATCCCTAGCTTagcagctggggaaactgaggcagagagagatgAGGGGAAGGCTCACAAATCGTGGAATGGGGGAAAGACCACATGTTCTTTCCTTCCTGTGCCTCTTCCCACCAGATCCTGGCCCCCTCCCCAGAGGCTGGACACAGAACAGCCACCTCAAGCTCCAGTCGCCGTGGCCTCCTCTGGCGCCTACGAGACAAGCAGTTGCGCCTGGGCCTGTTTGAGATTGGCCCCGGGCATGAGCTGCATCGGTTGACCTGTATGATGCAGGCAGGGCTGTGGGCTGCCACCCAGGTCTCCATAGACAACCCACCCACGGTGAATGGCCACTCCATCTCACACACCTTATCTTGCTAATACAGCTGCACTGGGAATCAGAGAGGGACAACAAGAGGAGGAAGGCAGGGGCTCATTCAGGGATGGAGGGACATTCTGGAGTGGCTGCTGGAAAGCCCAGGATGTTGGGTGTGTGAAGAATTCCCTGACTCAATTGGTTGCTGTGTGATTCTAGTGGGTTTCTGCTTCTCTCCactcctcagtgtcctcatctataTAATGGGTGGAGGGGATTACACTTCTTGGTTTTGAGGCCCTTCCATCCCTGCCTGGGTGTGTGGTTGAGAAGGgcctccacccccacccagccAGCCCAGTCCATTCTCCCTGGAGCCCAGGATGCAGCCATGCTGGCTCAGCAGAAAGGGCTTCCAACTGTTAAGCTCAGCAGCAGGGCAGGCGGGTGagcatgtgtgttgtgtgtgtgtgcacatgtgcacagcCTGATCACATCCCACAGGCCATGTCCTGGAGGTCCTGGGAGAGTCCTCTAGCCCACCACCTGACCTCGTCACCTGCTGAAAATCTCCCATGGCTCCCCAGTACTCAGCATGGTCTTGAGATTCCACTGGTTACGAGGACCAGCTGTCCAGCCTCATACACAATCCATCCCTGCTTTCTGGCACAGACACTCAGGTGCCCCTCCCCTTCCTGGTTGCCACCTGCGCAGTTTGTATTGTCCTAAGCACCTTGCTCCTCCTGTCCACTACCCTCTGGATTTCAGCTCAGAGATCTCCTCCAGCAGCTTTCCCTGGTCCTGGCCCTCTCAGACTTTGTCAGGCAGGTCATTTGGCTTCAGGACCTCCTCTTTATACTGGGATGGACTGCCACTTTACTTGGCCAGCATGTGTGTCTGAAGACACATGTCAGGATTGAACTCAGACCCTGTTGCTGAGGACCCAGGCCCTGCCTCAGGTCATTCtcatcctccctccatccctggaCAGGCTGGCAGTTCATCTCAGAGACACCTCAGGTCCCTTTTTGATGAAGGGATcaaattgggggtggggggaagccaGGAGTAGGACACTTGGAGACCCTGGGGCAGGCAGTGGGAGACCTTGACTTTTCCCTGAGACCCTCTACCCATCCCTGCAGGGACCGCCCACCCAGGAGGATTTCTCTGAGGTCATGACCCAAGTTCATGATGAGGTAGGAAGGATGGGGGCTGGCTGAAGTGGTAGGCGGTGAATTtgaaacctcaatactgccaaaaaaaaaaaaagtatgataaGATAGAAAACACAAGACTCCTACATGAGAGGGGCCTGTACCGGTCCTTGCTCTCTTCTTGTCCTGTTTCCCTATCCTTGCTCCTGGGACCTTTGTAGGAAGGGTGTAGTTACCTGACGCTCCTGCACCAGGGCCAACCGCACACACCTGGACACCCTTGGGGCTGCTCTTTCTCCCCCACAGGGCTTCGAGCTGGGCACCCTGGCCGGTCCAGTCTTTGCCCGGCTGCGACGCTCCGTGGGCCTGGCAGAGGAGGACTATCAGGCTGCGCTGGGCCCTGGTGGCCCCTATCTGCAGTTCCTCAGCACCTCCAAGAGCAAGGCCAGCTTCTTCCTGTCGTGAGCTTGCTGCATGGTTGGGGCGGGGTGGGGATGGGACCTCGAGCGGGGAGGGGACCTTGTCCCTTGGGAGAGAAAGAACGGTCCAGATGGAGGTCCGATGGAGGGAGGAAAGACTTAAGCGAGGGCCTGTGGTGAAGCTTTGAGCCGAGGCGACAGAAATCATCGTGCACAGGGGAGGACAGGGGACTGGAGGGAGCTGTTTCCGCCAGCCTGGACAGTGACCTTCCGCTTCCACCCCGCAGCCACGACCAGCGGTTCTTCCTGAAGACTCAGCGGCGCCGGGAGGTGCAGGTGCTGCTCACCCACCTGCCGCGTTACGTGCAGCACCTGCAGCGGCACCCACACTCGCTGCTCGCGCGGTTGCTGGGTACCAGGGCCGGGAGCGGGTTCTACACCGCAATGTACCTGGGGTGGGCGGGGTCTGTGGGCGGGGCCGGGATCTGGGGCGGGCCCAGAGGGAGCAGGCTTGGGATTGGATAGTATGTGGGCGGGGTCATACCTGGAGGCGGGGCACCACTGGGGTTAGGTCCGTGGTTAGGGTCCTGCGGAAGAAAGGGTCTGGGGGCGGGGCCTAGAGGGGCGGGCTCTGGATCGAG
Above is a genomic segment from Castor canadensis chromosome 13, mCasCan1.hap1v2, whole genome shotgun sequence containing:
- the Pip5kl1 gene encoding phosphatidylinositol 4-phosphate 5-kinase-like protein 1, whose translation is MTEAARLVGHEAGAEPGSCTGAVGTQPKPGKLLQGAMAGPSPGPHEILAPSPEAGHRTATSSSSRRGLLWRLRDKQLRLGLFEIGPGHELHRLTCMMQAGLWAATQVSIDNPPTGPPTQEDFSEVMTQVHDEGFELGTLAGPVFARLRRSVGLAEEDYQAALGPGGPYLQFLSTSKSKASFFLSHDQRFFLKTQRRREVQVLLTHLPRYVQHLQRHPHSLLARLLGVHSLQVAQGKKKYFIIMQSVFYPAGRISERYDIKGCEVSRWVEPAPECNELVLVLKDLNFQGKTINVGPQRSWLLRQMELDTAFLRELNVLDYSLLMAFQHLHQDERGSSLIFRLAKSVHGAQSPEDPGAQNRRLLPDAPNALHILDGPEQRYFLGLVDLATVYGLRKRLEHLWKTLRYPGRTFSTVSPARYARRLCQWVEAHTE